A single window of Chloroflexia bacterium SDU3-3 DNA harbors:
- a CDS encoding NIPSNAP family containing protein, translating to MINQLRTYQIYEHNKAAFHARFRDHASRIMRRYGFQIVAMWEGTGDLHLEFIYLLAWESEEAMKAAWAAFMADEEWKEIKRITNAEHGVMVGGIEDRLLTPTDYSAAIPPR from the coding sequence ATGATCAACCAGCTGCGCACCTACCAGATCTACGAGCACAACAAGGCCGCCTTCCACGCCCGCTTCCGCGACCACGCCTCGCGGATCATGCGGCGCTATGGCTTCCAGATCGTGGCCATGTGGGAGGGGACGGGCGACCTGCACCTTGAGTTCATCTATCTGCTGGCCTGGGAGAGCGAGGAAGCCATGAAAGCAGCCTGGGCCGCCTTCATGGCCGATGAGGAGTGGAAGGAGATCAAGCGCATCACCAACGCCGAGCACGGCGTGATGGTGGGCGGCATCGAGGATCGGCTGCTGACGCCCACCGACTACTCGGCGGCCATCCCGCCGCGCTAG
- a CDS encoding coagulation factor 5/8 type domain-containing protein — MLAGSVLAHAPSAAAQGTNLALGKPATASSSENATFPASAAVDGNSGTRWSSAFSDPQWLQVDLGSAASISRVRLSWEAAYATAYQVQVSPNATSWSTIATVSGGDGGVDDLAITGSGRYVRIYTTARATAYGASLWELEVYGTSASPTATPTPPASTPTPQPTSAATPTPAPTSGACGSANMAAGRPASASSVENASLTASAAVDGSAATRWASTFSDPQWLQVDLGVAQPICRVRLSWEAAYAKAYQVQTSNDAASWTTIANVTGGDGGVDDLTVSGSGRYVRVYATARATEYGYSLWELEVYSPSGTPPAPTPTPTGGTAFWGDTSGIPAANNVLTVKFLNRTNGKYADKDVYWSYNGQVHSIAEQPYFDMPANTAGRMYVYLGSPNSQYNDFIEFTVGPNTFNGNTTRVDWFGVKLAMRLHAKDGYDVAVGEDLATFQEDRAVTFQKFIDEVPAEFKHLAQIQAPYRIPAPGKMGETDFLPGGQYANYFTSYASSVGVTGASVFDIFACAGVLRENAAMCSALNRHVAHLPQSQWGDASQYYKAGPANYYAKFWHDHSLNAMAYGFPYDDYAGYSSFISHDNPQYLLLAIGW, encoded by the coding sequence ATGCTGGCCGGATCGGTGCTCGCCCACGCGCCCAGCGCGGCGGCGCAGGGCACCAACCTGGCCCTGGGCAAGCCCGCAACCGCATCCAGCAGCGAGAACGCCACCTTCCCCGCCTCGGCGGCGGTGGATGGCAACAGCGGCACGCGCTGGTCGAGCGCGTTTAGCGACCCGCAGTGGCTGCAGGTCGACCTGGGCAGCGCCGCCAGCATCAGCCGCGTGCGCCTGAGCTGGGAGGCCGCCTACGCCACCGCCTACCAGGTGCAGGTCTCGCCCAACGCCACCAGCTGGAGCACCATCGCCACCGTGAGCGGCGGCGACGGCGGCGTGGACGACCTAGCGATCACCGGCAGCGGGCGCTACGTGCGCATCTACACCACCGCCCGCGCCACGGCCTACGGCGCGTCGCTGTGGGAGCTAGAGGTGTACGGCACCAGCGCAAGCCCCACGGCCACACCTACGCCGCCCGCCAGCACCCCCACGCCGCAGCCCACCAGCGCGGCCACGCCCACCCCGGCCCCCACATCCGGCGCGTGTGGCAGCGCCAACATGGCCGCCGGGCGGCCCGCCAGCGCATCCTCGGTGGAGAACGCCAGCCTGACGGCCAGCGCGGCGGTGGATGGCAGCGCCGCCACGCGCTGGGCCAGCACGTTTAGCGACCCGCAGTGGCTGCAGGTCGACCTGGGCGTGGCGCAGCCGATCTGCCGCGTGCGCCTGAGCTGGGAGGCCGCCTACGCCAAGGCCTACCAGGTGCAGACCTCGAACGACGCCGCCAGCTGGACCACCATCGCCAATGTGACCGGCGGCGACGGCGGCGTGGATGACCTAACCGTCAGCGGCAGCGGGCGCTACGTGCGTGTCTACGCCACCGCCCGCGCCACCGAGTACGGCTACTCGCTCTGGGAGCTGGAGGTGTACAGCCCCAGCGGCACGCCGCCCGCGCCCACACCCACGCCCACCGGCGGCACGGCGTTCTGGGGCGACACATCGGGCATCCCGGCGGCCAACAACGTGCTGACCGTCAAGTTCCTGAACCGCACCAACGGCAAGTACGCCGACAAAGATGTGTACTGGAGCTACAACGGCCAGGTCCACTCGATCGCCGAGCAGCCCTACTTCGACATGCCCGCCAACACCGCAGGCCGCATGTACGTCTACCTCGGCTCGCCGAACAGCCAGTACAACGACTTTATCGAGTTCACCGTCGGCCCCAACACCTTCAACGGCAACACCACCCGCGTCGACTGGTTCGGCGTGAAGCTGGCGATGCGCCTGCACGCCAAGGACGGCTACGACGTGGCCGTGGGCGAGGATCTGGCCACCTTCCAGGAGGACCGCGCCGTCACCTTCCAGAAGTTCATCGACGAGGTGCCCGCCGAGTTCAAGCACCTGGCCCAGATCCAGGCCCCCTACCGCATCCCCGCGCCCGGCAAGATGGGCGAGACCGACTTCCTGCCCGGCGGCCAGTACGCCAACTACTTCACCAGCTACGCCAGCTCGGTGGGCGTCACCGGGGCCTCGGTGTTCGACATCTTCGCCTGCGCGGGCGTGCTGCGCGAGAACGCGGCCATGTGCTCGGCGCTGAACCGCCACGTGGCCCACCTGCCGCAGTCGCAGTGGGGCGACGCCAGCCAGTACTACAAGGCTGGCCCGGCCAACTACTACGCCAAGTTCTGGCACGACCACAGCCTGAACGCCATGGCCTACGGCTTCCCCTACGATGACTACGCCGGGTACTCGTCGTTCATCTCGCACGACAACCCGCAGTACCTGCTGCTGGCCATCGGCTGGTAG
- a CDS encoding response regulator transcription factor produces MSTRASVLIVDDDHSITKVLRGYIEQAGYDVLVAHTGGDALRLLRTQRPDVVVLDLMLPDHDGWEITRQVRADAALAATPIIMLTARVEDTDKIVGLELGADDYITKPFNAREVVARVRALLRRSQFGQGAALPGALAAGGLRLDLAQHTLTVDGAAVELTRTEFKLLQVLMAQPGHTLARDELLEKVLGYAYEGMGRTLDTHVRNLRKKIEADPDQPTYIQTVYGVGYRFVGGEQR; encoded by the coding sequence ATGTCCACACGAGCAAGCGTGCTGATCGTCGACGACGACCACTCGATCACCAAGGTGCTGCGGGGCTACATCGAGCAGGCTGGGTACGATGTGCTGGTGGCCCACACCGGCGGCGACGCCCTGCGGCTGCTGCGCACCCAGCGCCCCGACGTGGTGGTGCTCGACCTGATGCTGCCCGACCACGACGGCTGGGAGATCACGCGGCAGGTGCGGGCCGACGCGGCGCTGGCGGCCACGCCGATCATCATGCTGACCGCGCGGGTAGAGGACACCGACAAGATCGTGGGGCTGGAGCTGGGGGCCGACGACTACATCACCAAGCCGTTCAACGCCCGCGAGGTGGTGGCGCGGGTGCGGGCGCTGCTGCGGCGCTCGCAGTTCGGGCAGGGCGCGGCGCTGCCCGGCGCGCTGGCGGCGGGCGGGCTGCGGCTCGACCTGGCCCAGCACACCCTGACGGTAGACGGCGCGGCGGTGGAGCTGACCCGCACCGAGTTCAAGCTGCTGCAGGTGCTGATGGCCCAGCCCGGCCACACGCTGGCCCGCGACGAGCTGCTGGAGAAGGTGCTGGGCTACGCCTACGAGGGCATGGGCCGCACCCTGGACACCCACGTGCGCAACCTGCGCAAGAAGATCGAGGCCGACCCCGACCAGCCGACCTATATCCAGACCGTGTACGGCGTGGGCTACCGCTTTGTGGGGGGCGAGCAGCGATGA
- a CDS encoding family 16 glycosylhydrolase → MLRFAHALRKDSPVQRHGRAATMALLCSAIVAPAAFGAHPAAAQSTNLALNHAVAVSSSENAGAFPPAAVVDGNTGTRWASAFSDPQWVQVDLGSTQSIGRVVLRWEASFGKTYQIQVSNDATNWTTIATVANGDGDVDDLTVSGSGRYVRMYGTQRTTIGAAQYGYSLWEFEVYGGSGAPTSTPAPTTAATATPRPTNTPAPTATPAPGGSCTTTSNIALNKPAFAYFYEAKGEEPSKTVDGDMTTRWGHLWYPSGPANAWVDIDLGSSSATVTQVNLYWETALAADYQIQFSNDRQSWGTAKSVTGNTALTNNIALAPAATGRYMRVNMTRKGTEWGYSLYEIQAIGCKDAPASYPPAPTPLTGTYTKVWSDTFDNTTALNTANWAYDNDVHVNGEQQQYASGNVSVSGGTLKLTARKETVNGYPFTSGRIFSKGLKSFTYGKVIARMKLPVGDGFWPAFWMMGENIDAVGWPGNGELDIMENIGYSNWVSGALHGPGYWGAGSVGGRHDLPAGQSIADWHTYAVEWDPTFIKWLIDDQVVRTVTRDEVIANSGQWVYDNPKFIILNLALGGDYPHGYNNVTSPYYGLPQSSVDTITAGRGVAEVDYVEVWQKK, encoded by the coding sequence ATGTTACGTTTTGCTCACGCCTTGCGAAAAGATAGCCCTGTGCAGCGCCATGGCCGCGCCGCCACGATGGCGCTGCTGTGCAGCGCCATCGTGGCCCCTGCGGCGTTTGGCGCGCACCCCGCCGCCGCGCAGTCCACCAACCTGGCCCTGAACCACGCCGTCGCCGTCTCCTCAAGCGAGAACGCGGGCGCGTTCCCGCCTGCGGCGGTGGTGGATGGCAACACCGGCACGCGCTGGGCGAGCGCGTTTAGCGACCCGCAGTGGGTGCAGGTCGACCTGGGCAGCACCCAGAGCATCGGGCGCGTGGTGCTGCGCTGGGAGGCCTCGTTTGGCAAAACCTACCAGATCCAGGTCTCGAACGACGCCACCAACTGGACCACCATCGCCACCGTCGCCAACGGCGATGGCGATGTGGATGACCTGACGGTGAGCGGCAGCGGGCGCTACGTGCGCATGTACGGCACCCAGCGCACCACCATCGGCGCGGCGCAGTACGGCTACTCGCTGTGGGAGTTCGAGGTCTACGGCGGCAGCGGTGCGCCCACCAGCACGCCAGCGCCGACCACCGCCGCGACCGCCACGCCCAGGCCCACCAACACGCCCGCCCCAACCGCCACGCCCGCCCCCGGCGGCAGCTGCACCACCACCAGTAACATCGCGCTAAACAAGCCCGCCTTCGCCTACTTCTACGAGGCCAAGGGCGAGGAGCCGAGCAAGACGGTGGATGGCGACATGACCACGCGCTGGGGCCACCTGTGGTACCCATCCGGCCCGGCCAACGCATGGGTTGACATCGACCTTGGGTCGAGCAGCGCCACCGTCACCCAGGTCAACCTCTACTGGGAGACTGCGCTGGCCGCCGACTACCAGATCCAGTTCTCGAACGACCGCCAGAGCTGGGGCACCGCCAAGAGCGTGACCGGCAACACCGCGCTCACTAACAACATCGCGCTTGCGCCCGCCGCCACTGGCCGCTACATGCGCGTGAACATGACCCGCAAGGGCACCGAGTGGGGCTACTCGCTCTACGAGATCCAGGCTATTGGCTGCAAGGATGCGCCCGCGTCCTACCCGCCCGCGCCCACGCCGCTCACCGGCACCTACACCAAGGTGTGGAGCGACACCTTCGACAACACCACCGCGCTAAACACCGCCAACTGGGCCTACGATAACGACGTGCACGTGAACGGCGAGCAGCAGCAGTACGCCTCGGGCAACGTGAGCGTGAGCGGCGGCACCCTGAAGCTGACCGCCCGCAAAGAGACGGTGAACGGCTACCCCTTCACCTCGGGCCGCATCTTCAGCAAGGGCCTCAAGTCCTTCACCTACGGCAAGGTGATCGCCCGCATGAAGCTGCCGGTGGGCGATGGCTTCTGGCCCGCCTTCTGGATGATGGGCGAGAACATCGACGCCGTGGGCTGGCCGGGCAACGGCGAGCTGGACATCATGGAGAACATCGGCTACAGCAACTGGGTCTCGGGCGCGCTGCACGGCCCCGGCTACTGGGGCGCTGGCTCGGTGGGCGGCCGCCACGACCTGCCCGCAGGCCAGAGCATCGCCGACTGGCACACCTACGCCGTCGAGTGGGACCCGACCTTTATCAAGTGGCTGATCGACGACCAGGTGGTGCGCACCGTCACCCGCGACGAGGTGATCGCCAACTCGGGCCAGTGGGTCTACGACAACCCCAAGTTTATCATCCTGAATCTGGCCCTGGGCGGCGACTACCCGCACGGCTACAACAACGTGACCAGCCCCTACTACGGCCTGCCCCAGTCGAGCGTGGACACGATCACGGCGGGCAGGGGTGTGGCCGAGGTTGACTATGTGGAGGTCTGGCAGAAGAAGTAG
- a CDS encoding GNAT family N-acetyltransferase, with amino-acid sequence MPTSPFHIRRAIPTDLPAVYRFELAYIQEIEPQAEPRWRSATAALLRQWTENLPRMFIAERQGQAAGHCFWQAEGGTATLASLYVAPAWRRQGLGAALLAQFEQDAAAQGFAHLALGVYHGNPAQRTYERAGYQPAHSDGTYDYYEKRADAEKRE; translated from the coding sequence ATGCCCACCAGCCCCTTCCACATCCGCCGAGCCATCCCCACCGATCTGCCCGCCGTCTACCGCTTCGAGCTAGCCTACATCCAGGAGATCGAGCCGCAGGCCGAGCCGCGCTGGCGCAGCGCCACCGCCGCGCTGCTGCGCCAGTGGACCGAGAACCTGCCGCGTATGTTCATCGCCGAGCGCCAGGGGCAGGCGGCGGGCCACTGCTTCTGGCAGGCCGAGGGCGGCACGGCCACGCTGGCCTCGCTGTATGTCGCGCCCGCGTGGCGGCGGCAGGGCCTGGGCGCGGCGCTGCTGGCCCAGTTCGAGCAGGACGCCGCCGCGCAGGGCTTCGCGCACCTGGCGCTGGGGGTCTACCACGGCAACCCGGCCCAGCGCACCTACGAGCGCGCGGGCTACCAGCCCGCCCACAGCGATGGCACATACGACTACTACGAGAAGCGGGCCGATGCCGAAAAGAGGGAATGA
- a CDS encoding ATP-binding cassette domain-containing protein codes for MLAMLGPQRWRIALALLGLLLTSGVGLAFPLMIGQQIGQVLEQGDYGQLNSFALGLVGLFVVMAAGGFVQSYALGSIGERVVYDLRTQLYGRLTTLSLDFFGRHRTGELVSRLSSDVTLVRTLVTTSATTLLGQTIGLVGALAIVLAMNTSLTLFLLGMLPVVVGLALVMGKQLEKLSAGVQDELARATVTAEEGISGIRVVKSFAREGYEYQRFAADLASNLRSALRMTALRAGFGSGMMLIGFGSLAAVLWFAGRQVIDGSMTLPLLTSFLIYGIQIATSCFGIAQVYGEAQQAFGAMGRVFELIDEQPTVVEARHPVELPAIRGGISFRGVSFAYAGQAADAEGEAPAVLREIELSIAPGEIVALVGASGAGKSTLMNLIPRFYDPTSGQVKIDGYDIRDVSEQSLRSQIGLVPQETMLFGGTVRENIRYGRLDASDTEIEAAARAANAHEFIVGLPQGYDTVVGERGARLSGGERQRVAIARAILKNPRILLLDEATSALDNQSEQLVQQALDRLMRGRTTVMIAHRLSTIRAANRIVVMEQGRVAELGTHEELMALGGRYAALYALQFRAEAVA; via the coding sequence ATGCTGGCCATGCTGGGGCCGCAGCGCTGGCGGATCGCGCTGGCCCTGCTGGGGCTGCTGCTGACCAGCGGCGTGGGGCTGGCCTTCCCGCTGATGATCGGCCAGCAGATCGGGCAGGTGCTAGAGCAGGGCGACTACGGCCAGCTGAACAGCTTTGCGCTGGGGCTGGTGGGGCTGTTCGTGGTGATGGCGGCGGGCGGCTTCGTGCAGAGCTACGCGCTCGGCTCGATCGGCGAGCGCGTGGTCTACGACCTGCGCACCCAGCTCTACGGGCGGCTCACCACGCTGTCGCTCGACTTCTTCGGGCGGCACCGCACCGGCGAGCTGGTCTCGCGGCTCTCCAGCGATGTGACGCTGGTGCGCACGCTGGTGACGACCAGCGCCACCACGCTGCTAGGCCAGACCATCGGGCTGGTGGGCGCGCTGGCGATCGTGCTGGCCATGAACACCTCGCTGACGCTGTTCCTGCTGGGCATGCTGCCGGTGGTGGTGGGGCTGGCGCTGGTGATGGGCAAGCAGCTGGAGAAGCTGAGCGCAGGCGTGCAGGATGAGCTGGCCCGCGCCACCGTGACCGCCGAGGAGGGCATCTCGGGCATCCGCGTGGTGAAGAGCTTCGCCCGCGAGGGCTACGAGTACCAGCGCTTCGCCGCCGACCTGGCCAGCAACCTGCGCTCGGCCCTGCGGATGACGGCGCTGCGCGCGGGCTTTGGCAGCGGCATGATGCTGATCGGCTTCGGCTCGCTGGCCGCCGTGCTGTGGTTCGCAGGCAGGCAGGTGATCGACGGCAGCATGACCCTGCCGCTGCTCACCAGCTTCCTGATCTACGGCATCCAGATCGCCACCAGCTGCTTCGGCATCGCCCAGGTCTACGGCGAGGCCCAGCAGGCCTTCGGCGCGATGGGCCGCGTGTTCGAGCTGATCGACGAGCAGCCCACGGTGGTGGAGGCCCGGCACCCGGTGGAGCTTCCCGCGATCCGTGGCGGCATCAGCTTCCGGGGCGTATCGTTCGCCTACGCGGGCCAGGCCGCCGATGCCGAGGGCGAAGCGCCCGCCGTGCTGCGCGAGATCGAGCTGAGCATCGCGCCCGGCGAGATCGTGGCGCTGGTGGGCGCGAGCGGCGCGGGCAAGAGCACGCTGATGAACCTGATCCCGCGCTTCTACGACCCCACATCCGGCCAGGTGAAGATCGACGGCTACGACATCCGCGACGTGAGCGAGCAGAGCCTGCGCAGCCAGATCGGCCTGGTGCCGCAGGAGACCATGCTGTTCGGCGGCACGGTGCGCGAGAACATCCGCTACGGTCGGCTGGATGCCAGCGACACCGAGATCGAGGCGGCGGCGCGGGCGGCCAACGCCCACGAGTTCATCGTGGGGCTGCCGCAGGGCTACGACACGGTGGTGGGCGAGCGCGGCGCGCGCCTGAGCGGCGGCGAGCGCCAGCGCGTGGCGATCGCCCGCGCCATCCTGAAGAACCCGCGCATCCTGCTGCTGGATGAGGCCACCAGCGCGCTGGACAACCAGTCGGAGCAGCTGGTGCAGCAGGCGCTCGACCGACTGATGCGCGGGCGCACCACGGTGATGATCGCGCACCGGCTGAGCACGATCAGGGCGGCCAACCGGATCGTAGTGATGGAGCAGGGCCGCGTGGCCGAGCTGGGCACCCACGAGGAGCTGATGGCGCTGGGCGGGCGCTACGCGGCGCTCTACGCGCTGCAGTTCCGCGCCGAGGCGGTGGCGTAG
- a CDS encoding general stress protein encodes MAQKNNQNNERGFAAMDEEKQREIASKGGQAAHERGTAHEFTSEEAREAGRKGGEAVSEDREHMAEIGRKGGQARQQDSDEGQGNSSTRGGSREQHQQAGRQSHKNDD; translated from the coding sequence ATGGCGCAGAAGAATAACCAGAACAACGAGCGCGGGTTCGCGGCGATGGACGAGGAGAAGCAGCGCGAGATCGCCAGCAAGGGCGGCCAGGCCGCCCACGAGCGCGGCACCGCCCACGAGTTCACCAGCGAGGAGGCCCGCGAGGCCGGGCGCAAGGGCGGCGAGGCCGTGAGCGAGGATCGCGAGCACATGGCCGAGATCGGGCGCAAGGGCGGCCAGGCCCGCCAGCAGGATAGCGACGAGGGCCAGGGCAACTCCTCGACCCGCGGCGGCAGCCGCGAGCAGCACCAGCAGGCCGGGCGGCAGAGCCACAAGAACGACGACTAA
- a CDS encoding tetratricopeptide repeat protein, whose translation MWGLTDRKRFIMATTPPATSQPPFFLWMKQRRTELDISRTELADQVGCSLAMIRQLEQGRRRPSRQLAERLARSLQVTPDDWQRFLRAARAQIASAGPDDAEQDDAEEPRPQLGAGLLSPFACHGPLALPAEPLLGRERDLEAALDLVMSPEVQMLTLVGPGGVGKTRLAMQLAHRMRAAFAGQAYFIGLAGLADARQIPHAIAQGMQLLGVLAAPTPERLIAALSDRQTLLLLDNLEHLPESAPLIAALIQRCPGLKLIATSRSALHLQAERLYMVPPLSLPDSQGQPLSAALAIQAPAVRLFVDRAQRVHPSFALSDANAAAVVEICRRLDGLPLAIELAAARVRALPPHAMLERLDNRLDLLVGGMQDLPARQQTLRDLLDWSYGLLNQHEQQLFRQLAVFVGGWTLAAVESICTLDGEDAPPLIDTLSMLLDHSLVGERLLGDEDGFEMLGLIREYALEQLESSGDADTVRGQHAAYYLALVEQASGQLIHEQQRVWLERLEWAHDDVRAALSWLIERGDRRRALRLIGGVWRFWQFRNYQHEGLRWVDRVLDMPLAARDDLGDDVRAMCGAGWLAADCGQHQRASQLFSLAAARARRAEEWHALGMALHGVSAEAVSQGDSASAIASAEESLAIFRRLGDQEEMAWSLHHLGVALQFHGNDQTAIRLYEESLTLLRSLGHYWGQIQIMLMLAHVWIEQGEYARATALLDEALIRCHQQGYHRLTIETTRFLARAALDQGRYAQAAALCNSSLRLARSLQESNGVRWALAHLGQIELGQGLATRAQDMLAQAFAMTDVAQEPWAAAWLTAQLGHVAWHQGAHDLARMRYAESLRFYQQNSVRWGIPECLEGLGTLLALHAPAHDDERAVLLLAGAEALRRSLRHARPMPLREIVRQALGALRERLGADHFELLWAEGVQAPLDGAVAAALRAAIDEQPRVAAWQP comes from the coding sequence ATGTGGGGACTCACTGATCGGAAGAGGTTCATAATGGCCACAACGCCGCCTGCAACCAGCCAGCCGCCATTTTTTCTTTGGATGAAGCAGCGCCGCACCGAGCTAGACATAAGCCGCACCGAGCTGGCCGACCAGGTCGGCTGCTCGCTGGCCATGATCCGCCAGCTTGAGCAGGGCCGCCGCCGCCCCTCGCGCCAGCTGGCCGAGCGCCTCGCCCGCTCGCTCCAGGTCACCCCCGACGACTGGCAGCGCTTCCTGCGCGCCGCCCGCGCCCAGATCGCCAGCGCAGGCCCTGACGACGCCGAGCAAGACGACGCCGAGGAGCCGAGGCCGCAGCTGGGCGCGGGCCTGCTCTCGCCCTTCGCCTGCCATGGGCCGCTGGCCCTGCCCGCCGAGCCGCTGCTGGGCCGCGAGCGCGACCTAGAGGCCGCCCTCGACCTCGTCATGTCGCCCGAGGTGCAGATGCTGACCCTGGTGGGGCCGGGCGGCGTGGGCAAGACCCGCCTAGCCATGCAGCTGGCCCACCGCATGCGCGCGGCCTTCGCGGGCCAGGCCTACTTCATCGGCCTCGCCGGGCTGGCCGATGCCCGCCAGATCCCCCACGCCATCGCCCAGGGCATGCAGCTGCTGGGCGTGCTGGCCGCGCCCACCCCCGAGCGCCTGATCGCCGCCCTGAGCGACCGCCAGACCCTGCTGCTGCTCGACAACCTGGAGCACCTGCCCGAGAGCGCGCCGCTGATCGCCGCCCTCATCCAGCGCTGCCCAGGCCTGAAGCTGATCGCCACCAGCCGCTCGGCGCTGCACCTGCAGGCCGAGCGGCTCTACATGGTGCCGCCGCTGTCGCTGCCCGACTCGCAGGGCCAGCCGCTGAGCGCCGCCCTGGCCATCCAGGCCCCCGCCGTGCGGCTGTTCGTCGACCGCGCCCAGCGCGTCCACCCCAGCTTCGCGCTCAGCGACGCCAACGCGGCGGCGGTGGTGGAGATCTGCCGCCGCCTGGATGGCCTGCCCCTAGCGATCGAGCTGGCCGCCGCGCGGGTGCGCGCCCTGCCGCCCCACGCTATGCTGGAGCGGCTGGACAATCGGCTCGACCTGCTGGTCGGCGGCATGCAAGATCTGCCCGCCCGCCAGCAGACCCTGCGCGACCTGCTGGACTGGAGCTACGGCCTGCTGAACCAACACGAGCAGCAGCTGTTCCGCCAGCTGGCCGTGTTCGTGGGCGGATGGACGCTCGCCGCCGTAGAGTCGATCTGCACGCTGGATGGCGAGGACGCGCCGCCCCTGATTGATACGCTGTCGATGCTGCTGGACCACAGCCTGGTGGGCGAGCGCCTGCTGGGCGACGAGGATGGCTTCGAGATGCTGGGGCTGATCCGCGAGTACGCGCTGGAGCAGCTGGAGTCCAGCGGTGATGCCGACACGGTGCGCGGCCAGCACGCCGCCTACTATCTTGCGCTGGTCGAGCAGGCCTCTGGCCAGCTCATCCACGAGCAGCAGCGCGTGTGGCTAGAGCGCCTAGAGTGGGCGCACGACGACGTGCGGGCCGCGCTTAGCTGGCTGATCGAGCGCGGCGATCGCCGCCGCGCCCTGCGCCTGATCGGCGGGGTCTGGCGCTTCTGGCAGTTTCGCAACTACCAGCACGAGGGCCTGCGCTGGGTTGATCGGGTGCTCGATATGCCCCTGGCGGCCCGCGATGATCTGGGCGATGATGTGCGGGCCATGTGCGGCGCTGGCTGGCTGGCCGCCGACTGCGGCCAGCACCAGCGGGCCTCGCAGCTGTTCTCGCTGGCCGCCGCGCGCGCCCGCCGCGCCGAGGAGTGGCACGCGCTGGGCATGGCTCTGCACGGCGTCAGCGCCGAGGCGGTGAGCCAGGGCGATAGCGCCAGCGCCATCGCCAGCGCCGAGGAGAGCCTGGCGATCTTCCGCCGCCTGGGCGATCAGGAGGAGATGGCCTGGTCGCTGCACCACCTGGGCGTGGCGCTGCAGTTTCACGGCAACGACCAGACCGCCATCCGCCTGTACGAGGAGAGCCTGACGCTGCTGCGCTCGCTGGGGCACTACTGGGGCCAGATCCAGATCATGCTGATGCTGGCCCACGTCTGGATCGAGCAGGGCGAGTACGCCCGCGCCACCGCCCTGCTCGACGAGGCGCTGATCCGCTGTCACCAGCAGGGCTACCACCGCCTGACGATCGAGACCACGCGCTTCCTGGCCCGCGCCGCGCTCGACCAGGGCCGCTACGCCCAGGCTGCCGCGCTGTGCAACAGCAGCCTGCGGCTGGCCCGCAGCCTGCAGGAGAGCAACGGCGTGCGCTGGGCTCTAGCCCACCTGGGTCAGATCGAGTTGGGCCAGGGCCTGGCGACGCGCGCGCAGGACATGCTGGCCCAGGCCTTCGCGATGACCGATGTGGCCCAGGAGCCGTGGGCTGCGGCCTGGCTCACCGCGCAGCTGGGCCACGTGGCATGGCACCAGGGCGCGCACGATCTGGCCCGCATGCGCTACGCCGAGAGCCTGCGCTTCTACCAGCAGAACAGCGTGCGCTGGGGCATCCCCGAGTGCCTAGAGGGGCTGGGCACGCTGCTGGCCCTGCACGCCCCCGCCCACGACGACGAGCGCGCCGTGCTGCTGCTGGCCGGGGCCGAGGCGCTGCGTCGCTCGCTGCGCCACGCCCGCCCCATGCCCCTGCGCGAGATCGTCCGGCAGGCGCTGGGCGCGCTGCGCGAGCGGCTGGGGGCCGATCACTTCGAGCTGCTCTGGGCCGAGGGGGTGCAGGCCCCGCTCGATGGCGCGGTGGCCGCCGCGCTGCGCGCCGCCATCGACGAGCAGCCGCGCGTGGCGGCCTGGCAGCCCTAG